From the Fusarium oxysporum Fo47 chromosome X, complete sequence genome, the window TTGTCCGCAACTCCATTGCAGGGACATAGGCCGAAGCAATGGGGTCCAGTGCACCGAGACGGCCGCCGTCGGATGACGTTGATGGCGATAGTAAGCAGATTTTCATCTCGGGTTTGAGATCCGCTAATGCGTAACCCGATAGTCTTGACCTTCTCGGAACTCGATTTTGCAAGACTTGGCCTTGCGAATAGGACTATTGATGAGAGAAACACGCCAATTCAGGACCAGGGAGCTCAGCAATCGTATTTTCCGCCTCAGAATGATGAGTTTTCGTTCGGTCATGAGCACCTCGATTTCACGGATGACTTGCTCAACTCCATGATCCCACCAGAACAACAAAGTGAATTCTGGGTTGACCCTGCATTGAGCCTGAATTCGTGGGAAACACCCGCTGCGGCACAGCCACCAACTGGGGGAAACATCTCGCCATTGGCAACATCGGGTAATCGAGCGGGAACTCCGACAACGACATCCCCATTTGGAGTTCCTGGATTCGGTCAATCGTTCAACGGTTCTCCGATAGCTGAGAATTCCCAACGCGGACTTCCACGGAAACGGAGCCATTATTTTCGTCGTCAGCCTCATCGAACGGGGAGTGATCCGATCTCAATACCTCGCCATAACCATCAACGCGACAGCGCTCTAGATCCTATGCAAAGATGGCAAGAATCGCCCCCGGAAGCTGAAGCGGCGTCACTATCTGCCATTGCCGATGCACTAAAAAAAACACCGTTGAGAACCCGCTCATCCGCTGGGAGCCTAGGTCGAAGCCGTGTCGGGAGTCGCGCAGGGTCAACACATAGTTTAGGAAGTGCGACAAGCTGTTCTTCCGCATCGGTGGGATCACCTCAGTCTGCAACTCGAAAAGGTTCTTTGAAAGGGCGAGTCACCAAGTCAAAACGTTCTTCTACCACTAAAGGCAATGAACCCCAGAACAGACGGTTTCCTTGTACGTTTTGCTGCGACAAGTTCAAGAGTAAGTATGACTGGGCTCGGCACGAAAAGTCCCTTCATCTCGATCTTGCAGGCTGGCGATGTGCTCCTTTCGGAGGAGTAGTGGTATCTCCAGAGACAGGGCGAAACCATTGTGCATATTGCAGCCAACTCGACCCAACACCAGAACATCTCGAAACTCACAACCACGCGGGATGTCAAAATGACGATAAACTTCCTGTCTTCAGTCGAAAGGATCATCTTACCCAGCACCTTCGACTTGTCCACCACGTGAAAACGGTACCGGTTATAGAATCGTGGAAAGTCGAGGGACCGCCTGTGAAATCGAGATGTGGAATTTGCGGTCTTCGAATGGAGACGTGGAAAGAACGAGTCGAACACCTGGCGAAGCACTTTCGAAAGGGTGATACGATGGCTGATTGGAAGGGCGATCATGACTTTGAACCGCATGTCAAAGCTCGTGTGACGAATGCACTGTCACCTTATATGATTGAGGTCGAAGGGAAATGTCCCGTGCCCTTCTCAGCGACTGATCCAAGCTGTCGAgaccatcttcttcagattCGAGAGAACGTTGGACGAACGACGGATTTTACCGATGGGGGTTTGAGTAATTTGGACGCGGTAGAGGAAACCGTAGCGCGACCGCAACGCTCAATGACACAGGATAGCAGCTCCATGGCCTTCCCGGAGTTTCTGGTTCATCATCTTGGGAGATATGCGCAGCGACAGATGAGCCTCGGTGTTATTCCGACCGATGAGATGTTTCAGACTGAAGCCAGGAGAATCGTTTACGATACCGCGGATCCATGGGATCAGACGTTGGCGGATAACAAAGACTGGCTTTCGTGTTTTAAAGAACATCATGTTAATGGTTCTCCAGGTAACTGAGGGGTTCTGGAAGATGGTGAGGAGGACATTCCTTTGGACGTTTTATAGGTAGATTGGAAAATTGGTGCATGTAGCCTTGGACTGGGCATTAGATTACGTTATAATTAAAGGCTACatagtaataaataagattGATGGTTTATATATGAATGTTCCTCATCGGTACGCCATATGTTTACAGGGGTATTGCTCAATGTCAGCGCTAGAAGGCGTAGGGCGTAGGGCGTGTTTTCTAAAGCGAGGTTCGGCTTCAGCACACGTATTACGGCCAATGAACTATGGAAGAATAAATTTCCGGCGTTGACTCTTATCAAAAATGGAAGTGAACATTGGAAAGGCTCAGTAGACGGGTGTAGTTTTGTTCAAAGTAGGGTTCGCGTTGCTTAGACTTGTGAAGCCACTGTGTACTGTACTTCTTCTATTTATAGCATCGCTAGCCCAAAATAAGAGAACCCTAAATCTTGTAGCGTACCAGCATTGCGGATCCATGAAACACAAATAAACAGAAAGAAAAGTTAATAAAGACAGTGTTGCCACATGCATATCTCAAAACAGCATTCAAGGCGAGAATGACAATTGCCTATTTAGGAAATACGATATCTCTACGCAGTGACACAACCCAATGGCTTATCCGAGAGCGGAAACTCCGCTGTTCTCCGTTGACAAAGAGGCAAGCCGAAGCGCCCCAGTGTCCACAATAAAATTGTGATCACACCGACTGAAAAGATTGCGCAACACGTAAAGATAAGCTTAAAAACTGAGGAGTTGTTCTCCTCGTATGTGATTCTGTAGATTTCATTGTAAAattgtgaagatgaaggtgCCGCTGTATGCTAGCGCTGGTGTTGCGACTTCTTGTGTTGCGTTCCTTTTTGGGTATGTTCTCCAATTGTGACAGTTCTGAGATCGATTGATTGTCTGACTTGCTGGTTTAGAATGGACACTGGAAGTATTGGCCCTATCACTACTATGGCTTCTTTCAAGGACACCTTTGGCGACTTCTCCGCGACAATTCACGGCGTTATTGTCTCAACAATTCTCATCCCAGGAGCGTTGACGGCACTCATAGCCGGCGCTTTAGCCCATCGCTTCGGACAAGTGAGACTTATCGCTATCGGTTCAATCATATTTGGTGTCGGTGCTGCTATTGAGTGTGGCGCTCCTTATCTCGGTGTCTTCATCCTGGGTCGGCTCATCAAAGGCATGGGCGAAGGCCTCTTTCTGAGCAATGTCTACGTGCAAGTTTCAGAAATGTCCCCATCGAGAGTAAGAGGCATCATGACTGCACTCCCGCAGGTTGGTATCACCTCTGGTATTGTGACGGGGTACTTCACCTGCTACGGAACATCACGGCTTGGCAGCTCGTCTATCACATGGCGTCTACCTCTCGCCATTGTTGCATTTCTCGGCGTTCTTCTGTCGATGGTGGCTTTCATTGTACCGCCGTCTCCGCGCTGGCTTCTCTCAAAGGGACGAACGGACGAGGCTCGAACGGTGTGCCGACAGCTTGGTATTgacgaagctgaagagaaagagcTTCTCGCTCAGATACAGGATACTCCTGGTGGTTTAGATGGTGAGACATCTCTCTGGCATGAGATTCGACATACTTTCCGAGATTTCAGATGCGCGTTCTCGGCACCATATCGCGGAAGAACAGCTTTTGCCTGCTTCCTTATGGGAATGCAGCAACTTAGCGGCATCGATGGCGTTCTGTACTATGCCCCCATTCTTTTCACAAAAGCAGGTCTCAGCGGTGAAAAAGCATCGTTCCTGGCATCTGGAGTTTCTGCCATCGTCCTTCTCGTTGCCACATTTCCCGCGACAATCTTCGCGGATCAGTGGGGTCGGCGAATGCAAAGCATCTTAGGCGGTGTCCTCATAGTCGGCTTAATGGTGATCATGGGATCACTGTATGCATCTGGGCAAGTCCATCCAGATCACGGTGCTGGAAGATGGGTTGTCATTGTTTGCATCTATCTCTTCGCCATTTCGTTCAACCTCACTTGGGCCATTGGCTTCCGAACGTGGGTTGTTGAGAGCATGCCAAGACGGACGAGAAGCAGTGCTTCGAGTCTTGCGCAAAGCTCGAACTGGGTAAGTGAAGTCTTCAAGTATTTGTTGCTAAAAAGCATGCTGACATACCTAATCGGTAGACTGTCAACTACATCGTCGCTCTCGTGACACCAGTGTTGCTTGATGAGTCTTCTTTTGGCGCGTACTATCTCTTTGCCGGATGTAGTCTGGCGACGACTGTTATGGTCATCCTTTTTATGGGTGAGACCAAAGGTTACAGCTTGGAGGAGATCGAGAAGAGGCATGGGGAAAcgagggaaaagaaaatcCCATTTAACCTTTGAAACCATGTCACGTAAGGATAGCTTTTACTTGTAATAAGAATAGAATAATGCTTAAATACTCTCATGTCTATCACAAAGAAGCCCAAACTTTACAAAAGTTCGCCTGAGTGGATCTGTAGTCTGACAGACCCAGATTTAGGGAGAGGTACGATCCATCCTCCTCGCCCCTTCTCAACGCCAACATCCTTTTTCGCTTCGAGTTGCCACTCTTCATCACCTGTTGATTCAATCCATACCGCGGCTTTGGCTGCCTTGGGAGCACCCTCCGTCTGTGACAGCGTAAAGTCGAATCCCTTCCGAGCTCCTAGGCGGAAGCTGAACTGGCTGATGTATCCAGCATCAACTGTAACCATAACTTTGAAAGGCCCAATGAATATTCTCTTTCTTACAGCATCCTTTGGCTCAACAAAATACTGAGCTCCTATCTTTGTGAGTTTACCCCCAAAGGCGACAATATCAAGATCCTTGTCATCGGCGACGTAGGTGCCCGAGTTCAATACCGTACCAATCAAGCCACCGCCATAATCACCGGTGATACCATCCCACTTGAGAGTATCCGGCCGTGAGTGAAACGCGGCGCTGGGAAAGCCATCTTGATTGATGTTGGTGAGCGGCGCAGACGATCCAGCGTACCCAACACGGAGGAGGTAAGTGTCAGAGGAGTTATCTCGAAATGCTGAGAGAAGAACTTGAGAGTTCAAGCCAGACCCGTAGTGGTGGATCTGTCGCTCGATTCTTTGGAGCTTTCCTCCGTAGACAAAGTCCCAGTATCGACGCGCATTGCCGTTCCATCCCCAGTGAGGTACGTTGGGCATATATCCCAGGACACTGTTGATCGTCTTTTGGACTGAGTCATCGAAGCCGAAGTGCCTATCAAGTTAGCAATAAACAACACGTCGGTAGTACTTGGGTCTTACCTCGTCCAGTAGTATACGCCTTCCTGGCCTGTTGAGTCCCATGCCATCTCACTTCCATATGGAATGTCCTGCGAGTGCCAAAGCTCAGCgcgcttcttcatcacaCTCTCGACAGCATCTGCTGCAGTGTCATTACCCTCGCGCTTCAGATCCGTCAGAACCTCCCCAAACACTGTCTCGCCCATCAGACCAACGTCTCTGTATGACACGTCTTTCTGGGTCATCCGAATAATGGTCTTTTGAGCCTGGTCCAAGTACCAACTCCAAGATTTGGATGTTAGTTCGGGATATGCTCGTGCGACACGATACATGGACCAGTAAGCCACCACGACGTGAACATAATTGTATGCACGATCGAGACTCTCCGAAGCTTCTTTGTTCCAAGATGTCCAGGAGCTCCAGTCAATATCCTTACTATACGGGTAGTCCAGTTTGGGGTCGTAGTAGAAAAGGGACTTGCGCACTCCGTAGTCTTGCCTTTGAAGTTGACTCCAGATCGTCGTTTGAACGAACTCGTCCAGCTTGGCAATCTCCTCAGCATTTGGCTGAATCACCTGCTTGAGCATAGCTGCGACATAAGCACCAGTgccaccctcatcactgagACCTGCAATCCAGACCCGTGGATCCTGCTCGACGATTGCGCCCTTCTCATAGTCGTAGGTCATGACCGATGGAGATCTCTTGAAGGGGTCTGATGAGTCATTGAACCAAGCCTTTGTagtcaagaagcttccaAGGTCATTGAGGGTCTCTGATGTTGTCTTCGTGACGTAATAGTGGACAGCCTGCACCTTGCCATCATTGTACTTGATGCTGACGCGAACTCGTCCCCAAGCAGATGGTGAGGGGGTCAGCTTATACTTCGGAATTTTTGGATTAAAGCTCTCGTAAGCATCCTCGACTTTAAGTGCCCCTCTTGGTGAGACATCGATTGAAGCAACACCACTATTGCTTAGAGGAACGAGTTGGGCAGGTAGGTCTCGAGGGATAATGTATCCAGGAATACCAACTACAACAGGAGTTCCAGTCTTGCGGACGGCATTGTCAAAGTCGCGAATAGACTCGGATAGAGAGAACCGGACACCAACCTTGAGCGACTCTCCAGGCTTCAAAACTTTTGAAGTTGGTTCGTTCCAAGGCTCTTGGTTCTTCCATTCATTCTCTGCCCACGCCTTGGTGAGAACCTGCCACTCATAGAACCCTTCGAAGGTCTGACTTGCATAACCAGTTGACTCGAACCAAGGTTCTTTCAGATCTCGGTAAGCCTCCAGTGGTGTCTCAGTTCCGTTCAACGGCGTGACGACGAGACCATTGCCAGTACCTTTGACCGGTGCGACACGGATGTGGCCGGCGTCCAGGCCGATGTAGGGATCTGCGAGAGAGCAGTGGGCTTGCATCTCCTCGGCTGTCCTGTTGGTGAAGATACTGTTGAACTCAGCTGGGAATCCCAGGCTTCCAAGCTCGATATTGTCGTCCCCACTGTTGGTGAAGGTGAAGCGAAGACCGAGGTCACCTTTAAAATCAAGCCATTCCCGAGTGATGTTCAGAGGACTATCTGGCAGTGTCGGGCCAAGATCTGATGACGCAAGAGCAGTTCCCATGCTGACATTCTTCACAGGCTGCCGCTTTTGAGCAGAATCACCGCTCGTCCACGCTGAGACGCCTTGTTTGCGATATCTGTACGTGATGTCACCCCAGTGATACTGCCCATTCTGGGTGCGAGCATCGATTCGATCAAATGGTAAGAAGTCAAAGGTGTCGTCTGCCGAGGTCAGCGATACCAGGACTTGAGCGTCGCGAACGATGCGGGCTttgaggttcttggtgttgatgtcaatgTAGCCATTGCCGAGGCCAAGGTTGTCTTTTTGGGCCAGCACCAACGGTGCTGCGAAGCTGAGAACTGCGCAGAGCTGTTTAAGAGAGGGCATTTTGACTGAGATCACCTCACCGAGAGGGTTACCTGTCCTCTCGTTGCGACGGTGCGCCCTTATAAGGCAGTGTGATCTGTGGTAAGGTTGAGAGGTTCAAAGAGGCTTCGGCCCCAACACAAAGGTAAAGAACACAAATGGGCAGTGTGATCAATTACAAAAGTTCCATGCTTAAGCCGAACTGGTATAAGTCGGGCATCATACTAAAGTTACCCCGGATCATTATGATCATCCTCGACTTAGGCATATTAATTGAGGCAGTCTGGGAGGTTGATCACTTGAATGGTTTATCATGATTGGTACGCCTGTAGCTATACGCGCCCAGATGATCAGAACTGGATCTGGTAACCCCGGGCTCATCATCCCATGTCGGAGAATTGTCACCTTCCGTAAACATCAATCTATCAAGAGAGAAGTAATGCCGAAGCCACACATAAGGCAACACAATAGTGCTTTTTCTTCCCCAACCACAACCACAATAGAAGGCATCATACACCACGCCTAAGAAAACACAACAACCTTATCATCAAGTCAACAGATCACACAGCTATTGCCTTGAGCCTTAGAAACATCACTTTATAGAACCGGTCGATACCCGAGAAGATGGGGTCAAATTAATATGTCCTCGAGAGAAGGGCATCCGAGTCATGGACGGAACCAGCATAACTACGAACACAGGGTATTGCGCAAAAGTTAATTTAGTGATTACCCGTAAGTAAAAGAGTACATGACGTCTACCGGCCATGCAAAGAAGGTTATTTATACCATGTAGAAATGGCAAAAAACATGCGGTTTATGTGGATCGAACACATGACCTTCAGATATCGAATGATGATTGAAGTTTGACTTCAGTCTGACGCTCTCCCAACTGAGCTAAACCCGCTTGCTGAAATCAATGGCGGTGTTACCTTAAATGTTCGCCACCGTTGCGCAATATCACGAAGACAGTGAATGGGGTCGTAATGGCACGCACACGAACGTCAAGATAAGTCACTATTGATATGTGATACAATTTCTCTCTTGCGGACTAGTCTACAAAATGCTATGGAAGTTCTTGCGGCGCGCTTTTTGGAACGGTCGTCATACGGGGCCTAACCCAGGCATCATCAGGCGCTTCATTGATAGGGTTGGAATCAGCCTGTAAGATGGGATTTGAATCCGCATGGAAAATGGGGTTTGAGTCGGCATGTAAAATAGCATTAGAGTCAGCATGTAAGATTGGGTTAGAATCTGCTTCGGTTGAAGCATTGCCTGCCCTTCTCATAGCCTGTCCCCGAAGACCATGCCCTGGTCTTCCAGCTCGTGGCATATTATCATTCTCGGGGTATGGTTGCTGAACCAGCGTAACATCGGCGGGTTGTGGCATTCCATCGTCCTCAGGGTACGCAAGTGGAGGACGGGTACCATTCACAGCCCGCGAGTCAACCTCGGTGTACCTGTTACCCTCCGTCCcctcagcttctgcagcACCAATCTGAGGTAAGACTTCAACCGTAGCGTTGCCTTTGCCGCTTGAGGcatcgtccttcttctcaggaGTCGCTGCGGTCGCATGCGGAGTAGACGGACGATCACGACGCTTGTAGACGCAGAAGACTCCAAGAAACAAGAACCCGATGAACGAAAGACCACCGACTGTACCTCCGACAATCGCAGGGGTTGATGACTTCTTGACTGAGCTATCCCCGCGATTTGCTGTTGTGGTTGGAGTTTGTATAATCGTGGTGCGAATCACGCTTTGGAAAGTACTCGTTGCATCGCTTGTCTTGGTACTGGATTTTGGATCGGGGGCTTTGAGGGTATAGATCTGGGCGCCGCTGTCGCAACAATCGCTTCCGTCTGCTGGAGGACAGCAATACTTATTCTTTCCGCACGTCTGCAATGGGAACCAAGTGCCAGACTCCGCTACATAAAGTTAGGTATATTTTCTGTTCGGCCGTCTGGGGGTAACTTACTGTCCATGCAAACTTCGGGGCAGTTTGACCAATCTTTGTTCTGACAGGCAGCGCGGTAGTCGTATTTCCCTGGCTGGTTGCACAAGCCGTTTGCCAAACATTTATCGCCCTCGCCGAAGTAGCAGCATGTCGAGTATGTCGTGGTTGAGTTACTGCATGGTTCGTACTTGTAGTCTTTTGCCGCATTGATACCGTTGGGGTAATAGCACGTCGCCGATACACGGCCAAAGAGCGCACCTAACAACACAAACTTGCGCATTTTTCTTGCCTTTTGGTGCTTCTAACGATGTCTACTTCAAATATCTTGGGAAAAGCACTATTTGTGCAACAACAACTTTGGGGAAAGGGGCAAACAATAGCTCTTATAGCGCCTCCAGATCCCAAATGTTTTCAGCCCTCCCAGGGCTGAGGTCTTGTGGCTTGGATAGCGTCAAGCTATCGCGACTGAATGAACCCTGCAGTGACCGATCAGCCAAGACACGGCGCTGGTCTAGATTGTCGAAATAGTTTCTGATTTGACGCCTTAGCGAAGATCAAAGAGCCAGGCATTCCCAATATTGGCGGTAAACCATAAACAGATAGCGTGGGCTGAAGTCGACCCTTAGTTCCTAACCACCACGGGCACTCATGATTCTTCGACAAAGCAAGTCACTACTGCACCAACTGTCCACCACATGTTTTTCCATCGAGAACTTGGGCAAAAGACCCACACGCTCGAGAGTGAGGCCCGTGATCGCGAGCGTTTACctgaagagaaaaaaaacTAAGacatttttcttttttagcTGAAAGATGAGTATAAGAGGCTTAACAGTTTCAGTCCCGTGAGGTAGTGCAGGCTATTGAGACTTCTCCTCACAACCGGTCTGAGAAGTTTTGACACACGTGATTCCAACATGGGCACGACCAGATGGAAGCCGCTGCCATTGCATTCACCATCTGGGGAAGTGGCGGTCCATTCATGTTTCAATTGAtgaatgttgagaaggtgGCAGGGGGAAGGAAGGAGACTTCATTGCGGTATCTTGGATCTGTTCATTAGTTAATCTTGAGAAACGTCTCTTCAACTGTGAAGATCAAATTGTAAATCTCTTCATGAATTCCTCCCAAGTCATCTCTTGAGGAAGGGCGGATGAACCCTTTTTGATAACCAGTATAAGCATGGCCCATCATAAAACCTGTGAAAAGGTTCATAATATTCGAGAAATAACTCGGTAGTGGAGGTTTACGTAGTCACAGGCAGTTGCGATGAAGCATCCATCGTCTGTGGCTTTCTCCCAGGCCAGCTCCTTCCTCGAGGTGAGAGCAGGACAACAACAAAACGACGATGGGGAGGCCACCGAGGACTTGACAGATTCATCATAAAGCAAAGATAAAAGCTTCAGTCTTCAGTTCAGTTACAAAACATTACACTGCTATCACGTTCATCATCAAAGTGCAAAGTTCAAAGTCACAGCacattcatcatcaagctcaaaGTCAAGGTAAGAGATGCAGTGCAAGTCACACCAGTTTCCATCCATATTAACGAGGACATCAGTTTCATTTCATCAAACAAACATGAACATGACTAGCACTCCTCCCGCGACCCCCAAGCGCCAACGAAATAACGCCGCTTCGGATAATGTCGCCCAAAATGTCCTTTGTGGCATCTAGGAAAAGTCCCGGGAGATCAGGTTTCACGGCCACAATGTCAAAAGGCTAGCAACCAAACTCCAAGCCCGGGCCCGACGTGCACTCCAGGATCCCAGGATCGACGATGACGACCTGAAGGATTCTTGGGAGGCTCTATTGCTGTTAATCGAAAGCAAGACTGCGGCTGCTTCAAAAGACAAAGCCCACAAAACACAAGTCTGGAAGCTTCAGCGCCGCCTTAAAGAGCAAAGAACCCACAACAAGAAAGTACGGTTCAGTATGCACATCGGAGACTGGGTTCATGACATCCACAATCGAGTAAAGGCTGGCGAACCATCAATAAAAGCCAAGCACTGTGCAGAAATACAAAAACAGTTGAAAGAAAATGGAATGTCTGGGACCGAGGCACAGGACGCTGCAGATAAGTACCTTAGCTTTACTGTTGCCGAGTCCCACCAAGTCTCTCAGACTTTCGCTCTGATCCAGCCAGAGCTCGCCGCTGTCAAAATTTGGCACTCTGAGGGTGAAACAGCAGAACCGCCTGCGACACCACATCTGGATCGAGTAGCCAGGCTTTGTGCGCGTGTCGGATTGGATCGAAAACTATATATCGAACTCCTTTCAATCTGTGATGGACGCGACAAAACAGCGCATCACCCACCACCGCACTTCGAGAAGCACCTCGACCAAAACAAAATGGTCAAATGGTCCGAGATCTACGATGCTTGCAATAAACGAAAGCGCAACTATCGAAAGCTGATGAGAAAAGGCAAAATCACTCAAGATCAATATGCACTCTTCAGAAAAGCTATCGACGCCTGGTATAAAGTCTACGTCAGCGGTTGGAATGCAGATGGTACCCCGATATTAGAAGAGGGCGCTGCCACGGCTGTCAAGACATATCTGAAAAAGCGTGCCAAGCAAAACCTACCCGCACCAACGATACCTGATAGCCCCTATCAAGAGGGCAAGTGGGACGATATCCTTTAATTCACGGATTGTCTTGCGATTGGTTACAAAGCTGACATGCTACGGTGCTTGCCACCGACCCAACGAGTGCCTGCCTCATGAGGGATTTGGTCAGAAGAGTCTTAACAGCATAGCGGCTGGGCTCGGTTGGGGTGGGCTTGTTCCCATAGCATCATACTCCTATCTTGTAATGGAAGCAATTTTGGGGGAGCTGACCTTCGGGTTGGCGGGTGGCAAAGACGTCCTCTGCAACCTCCACGTGGTGCCACCTGGGAATTCGGCTAAGCCGGAGCCAATGCAGAGACGCGGAAAGTCTTCGGAATATCTGGAGCAGCCATTCTTGTTCACTGTGGCTTCAATCACCGAGCAACTCCAAATCGACAAACCAATCACTACACATCGACAGCTCAATCATTACACCCCAACAGCTCAAAACTGAGCAATTTACTTCTACAAACAACCACCTAAAGCACTGAACCATCACCTCAAGCACCGAACGACCACCTCAAGCACTGAAAAGCAATCGACAACCTAATAGGCAACGAAGAAGCGATTTATTCTTGGAAATAGTCGGATGAACAGTTTCGTTCGATTATCACCACGAAAGGGATCAAGTCAAGTGTTAACGATTGTGGTTTTCGCAGCCCCAAGCAGCCCCAAGCAGCCCCAAGCAGCCCCAAGCAGCCCCAAGCAGCCCCAAGCAGCCCCAAGCAGTCCCGAGCATCCCCAGCATCCCAAGAATCCTAATAACATAGCTAATTATTAAACCAGGTACGCAAAGCGAACGGAACACAACAAACCGCGGTTGAACCGGACAAGCGGAACGAACGAAACGAATAGACCGAATGCCCTACAAGGGACCAGCCTAACCGATGAACCAGACGAACGTGATGGCTAGCTTTAATCATGGAACGAATATACCTTGACGACTACGAATGGCTAGCAGACTAACAATAACGAGATGGCCAAAGATACAACATGGAATATAGTCAGGTATAACACCTTTCCAGACCACTATCGAGGTT encodes:
- a CDS encoding general substrate transporter, giving the protein MASFKDTFGDFSATIHGVIVSTILIPGALTALIAGALAHRFGQVRLIAIGSIIFGVGAAIECGAPYLGVFILGRLIKGMGEGLFLSNVYVQVSEMSPSRVRGIMTALPQVGITSGIVTGYFTCYGTSRLGSSSITWRLPLAIVAFLGVLLSMVAFIVPPSPRWLLSKGRTDEARTVCRQLGIDEAEEKELLAQIQDTPGGLDGETSLWHEIRHTFRDFRCAFSAPYRGRTAFACFLMGMQQLSGIDGVLYYAPILFTKAGLSGEKASFLASGVSAIVLLVATFPATIFADQWGRRMQSILGGVLIVGLMVIMGSLYASGQVHPDHGAGRWVVIVCIYLFAISFNLTWAIGFRTWVVESMPRRTRSSASSLAQSSNWTVNYIVALVTPVLLDESSFGAYYLFAGCSLATTVMVILFMGETKGYSLEEIEKRHGETREKKIPFNL
- a CDS encoding uncharacterized protein (expressed protein), whose product is MSGTEAQDAADKYLSFTVAESHQVSQTFALIQPELAAVKIWHSEGETAEPPATPHLDRVARLCARVGLDRKLYIELLSICDGRDKTAHHPPPHFEKHLDQNKMVKWSEIYDACNKRKRNYRKLMRKGKITQDQYALFRKAIDAWYKVYVSGWNADGTPILEEGAATAVKTYLKKRAKQNLPAPTIPDSPYQEGKWDDIL